CCATCGGCGCGACCGCGATGCGATTTGCCAGCGTCATGCCACGCAAGGTGTACGGCGTGAACATCGGCGGGGCGACCTCGGTATCCATCGTCGTCGGCCGCGAGGCGGCGGCGGTCGCTCTTGCCGCGAACCAGCGCTCGACGCCGGAGAGGTACGCCGAGTCGCGGAGGCGCAGGTTTTCATGGCTGACACGCTGACTGCGCGTGAGCAGGCTGTACGCGAACTGTTCAGGGGGAAGGTGGATGTAACGTCGAACGTTCTCGAACCACTCCATCGAGTTGCGGGATGCGTTCTGGAGACGCAGCGCTTCGATCATGCGCTCGTCCTGATACGTCTGGAGCGCGGACGGAAGTGAGGAGTGACTCGAGACCGCGCGTGCGAGCGATATCGCGTCTTCCATCGCCAGCTTGGTGCCGGAACCGATCGAGAAGTGCGCGGTATGAGCGGCATCGCCGACCAGCACCACGTTGCCGTCGAACCAGCGCTCATTGGTGACGCGAACGAAGTTGACCCACGGCGAACGCTCCCGATGCGTCGCATTGCTCATCAGATGATGGCCATCGAGCCACTGGCTGAACATGCGCTCGCAGATCGCGATCGTTGTCGACGCGTCGGCTCCGTCAAAACCCGCCCGGTGCCATGATTCGTCGTCGCATTCGACGATGAAGGTGGAAAGCCCGTCTTCAAAGCGGTAGCAGTGCGCCTGGAATACGCCGAGCTCGTTCTGGACGAAGAAGAACGTGAATGCGTCGAACGGGCGTGTCGTACCGAACCAGACGAAATGTGCCGGGCGCACATCGAGGTGCGGCTTGAACACGGCCGCGCGCTCGTGTCTGATCGAGCTGTTGACACCGTCGGCAGCGACGATGAGATCGGCGTTGTTGCATGCGCGGATTGAGTCGAGAGCTTCGATGCTGGCGACATTGCAATTGAAGCGAACGTCGACGCCGAGCGACACAGCGCGTCGGTGCAGAATGTCGAGGAGAGTGCGGCGTGCAATTCCGCTGAAGCCGTGTCCGCCGGAAGTGATGGTCCTGTCGCCGACGATAACGTCGATGTCGTCCCAGTGGGCGAAGTGCTCGACGATCGTGTGGTACGTGTCCTCGTCGGCGGCCTGGAAGTTCTGCAGCGTCTGATCCGAGAAGACCACGCCCCAGCCGAAGGTGACGCCGGGTGCATTGCGTTCGAGTACAGTTACGTCGTGCTCCGCATGCGCCTTCTTGAGGAGGAGGGCGAAATAGAGGCCGGCGGGACCACCGCCGATGGTGACGACGCGCACTTATAGGCTCATGGAATGCCGAGGGGCGGAGCAGGTGCAGGTTGGTGCGGAGATATTATAAGCCTAAAACATCAACTTCGTACGGGTTGATTTCCTGGCTGGTAACTGGCGATATTGCAAGGCTCCGGGCGAACCGGGGAAACAGGTCGAACAAGGTGTCGCGGCGCTATCGTCTAGGGGACCAGGACGGGGCCCTCTCAAGGCCCAAACACGGGTTCGAATCCCGTTAGCGCTATTTTGCCATGGACGGACCGTCGCGGCCCCATCGTCTATCGGTTAGGACGGCACCCTTTCACGGTGCAGAGAGGGGTTCGATTCCCCTTGGGGCTATAGGGTTGGACGCAGTTTGGTTAGGTTGTTGGGCCCGCGCGGTTGGCGGGATGGGGCGCGGGAAGGGTCCGCGTGTGGGTGTTTTGTGTTTGGGGCCGTAGCTCAGTTTGGTTAGAGCACTCGACTGTCACTCGAGAGGTCGCGGGTTCGACCCCCGTCGGCCCCGTATTTTTTAGATCGTCATTCCCGCGGTAGGGCGCGGATTCATCCGCGCCTTGGGAATCCATGTTGCAGTTTGGGCCGGTGTGACAGCCGGATATATTGGTCCTGAAGGAGCAGTTCGGACGGCCGCCCTCGTGGTGAAATTGGTAGACACGCAAGCTTGAGGTGCTTGTGCTGAAAGGCATCGCGGTTCGAGTCCGCGCGAGGGCATGAAGTGGTGGAGCAGGGCATTGCGGGCGGTTTTGGTGGATCGGACGGCGCACTTGGGATCGTGTGCGCGATCATGCCACAGTAGCTCAGTGGTAGAGCACTCGATTCGTAATCGAGCGGTCATCGGTTCAATCCCGATCTGTGGCTCTTTTGAGTGAGCGTTGCGGGTGTAGCTCAGTTGGTAGAGCGCCAGCTTCCCAAGCTGGATGTCGTGGGTTCGAACCCCATCACCCGCTCCTGGTGCAAATTGTCGAATCACAGTCGTCGAGACGAATCGCCGCGCAGTTATCCGCGCGGCGATTTTTGCGTTTGGACGAGTCTCCGGACGGACACGATCCCCGAACCGGTGCGATACCCCGCGCAGGCTTCAGAACCCTTTCACCAGCAATCCGTTCTTCACCAGAGAGTCGATAGCTGCGGCGTCATGTCCCGGCATCATGCGGAGCTCGGGCTCGGCGGCATGAAGTTGATGGAGTCCCGCCAATTCCTCCCGAACCTTGTCGCGATCCTCGCCAGCCAGAAATGTCACCACTCGGGCCTTTTCTCGACCGGTCTCGATGTTTTCCATCTGCCACGCGACATCGCCCACGAACAGGAACTCCACCCCGTCGGCTCGGCGGACATACACCATCTGACTGCCCGGCGTGTGGCCTGGAGCCTTGATCAGCACCACCCCGGGAGCGACCGCGTGGTATCGGACATAGTCGAGCGGTCGATAGCCATCGAAAATGTTGGACGGCAGATGCAGCGCGGCGAAAGGATCCGACTTGAGGTTCGCCTCGAGCTCGGCGACCTGTTCTCGCGTTAGGCGCGTGACGGCCAACAGGGCTTTCAGGTTCGGTTGAGCCAGCAGGCCGCCGACGTGGTCCGGATGCTCATGCGTCACGAGGATCAGGGTGGCGCGGGCCAGCGCGCCGCTCATCCGTGAATACGCAGCGGTGTCGAAGACCCGCGCGCTCATGGATTTGGCGATGCCAGCGTCGAGCGCCGCATCGACGAGCGCCACGTGATCGCGATATACCAGCTCGTAGGACGACACCGGCAGATCGGTGCGTTGCCAGCCGTCTCCCGCAACAACAATCGTCCTGGGCGCCGACAGATGCGCCACGGTTTCGACGCGAATGAGCTGCGGTTTCTCCCCGGCTTGCGAGTCGGCAAGCTGTCTTACCCGGGCGATGTCGATGGCATACGCAGCTGGCGAAGCCGTATGGCTTTCAACAAGGAGCCACCAGTATGCGGGGATGCTCACGGCGACGATCACTAGAAGGCCGTAGCCTGCCCATCTCAGCCACTTCATGCCGCACTCCGCTGCGTGGCGAACCCGTCCAGCAACGTCATCGCGCTGAAAAACCGCTTGGCGGCCATCAGTTCTCGACTCCGTTCAGAAGAATATCGGTGACGTACGCAGCCAGGTTGCTCAGCGTCTGCTGACCGCCTTCGATTGCGTGGTACTTCTCGACCACCTCGTCGCGCATCTCCCTGGTGGGGAACACCGTGCGCATCTCGATTCGGGTCGCTGCGCCGTCTGGCGCGAACGTCAGGAGCGACTCGAAGGCGTTCGGGTCGCCGCGTGACTCGCCGTGCAGCAGCGCGATCCGCTCCGGCGGGGTGATCTCGGTCCAGGCGATCCACTCCTCGTAGTCCGTACCGTCCGGTCCGTGCATCACGAAGTCCCAATCCCCGCCGACGCGGAACTCGAACGCCCGCGTCGTGGTGGTGAACCCATCCGGCCCCCACCATCGCGACAGGTGCCGCACCTCCGTGAACGCCTCGAACACCAGCTCTCGCGGGGCATCGATGACCCGGGAGATCACGATCTCGCGGTCGGCCGTCGCGGACTGCGGCGACGCGTCCCATCCTGTTGCTGCCATTGGTCACTCCTCCCGTCTTGCATGTTTGAGATCCTGGACATACGCGTCCAGCCGGTCGAAGCTCTCGTTCCAGAACTGCTCGAATCCGCCCGTCCACTCGTGAAGCGGTCGCAGCCCGCGGGCGTCGAGTCGGTACAGCCGTTGCTTGCCCGCCTTGCGCTCGCTCAGCAGTCCGACCTCCCGAAGCACCCGCAGGTGCTTGGATGCCCCCGGCTGGCTCATCCCCAGCTCGTGGGCCAACTCCGTCACCGGCCGCTCGCCCGACCGCAGCAGCACCAGAATCTGTCGCCGCCGCGGCTCGGCGATCGCGTTGAAGACGTCCGACGTCGTTGCTGCTCTTGCCATGGCCCAATCATATGCCGATATCGGAATATGTCAAGACGGGAAGGAGAGTGGAGGGCATGGCGGTGCTACCCAGGCTGTACGTCGGGGGTTCGAAACCGGCCAGCCGCTGTCGTGTAAACCGCACGCTGTGGGCTCAAACGCCCGTGATTCCGTTGTGCACCACGGGCGTTTGACGTAAGGCGCGGACTCCGTCGCACCCTCGCGTCGATTGGCGGTAACCGGCACGAGCGACCCGACCGACGCGTCGCTTATGTTGAGGCCGTTGGTCGTGTCGGAGAAGTTGGCGCTACGACGCCCAACAGTTGGGCCGAAATGATCCACAGCATTTGAGTCGTCCAACGCGTGCGCTCTTGCCACGACCTGCGAGGCATTCGCCATCCGCGGACGCGTCTCTATTGCGGGCGGAATCCGGGCAGTCCATAATTGATCGGTCACGGGATGGACCAGCTTCCCGTGCACACAGGCCGAGTTGCGACCTCTTCACTCATGATGAGCGAGGTGCAGCGTGGTGCCGTCCGAGTCCATTGGCGTAAGCTCCTACGGGGAGCCGGTATCGACCGGCACCCAATCGACTCAACCACAGGGCGCTCTCACGAACGTTGGGCCCTACCGCATCGTTCGCCTCCTCGGCGAAGGCGGTATGGGCGTCGTGTATCTCGCAGAACAGGACGAACCTGTTCGCCGCCAGGTGGCCCTCAAGATTCTCCGCCACGGGCTCAATACCAACGAGGTCGTCGCGCGCTTCCACGCCGAGCAGCAGACTCTGGCAATGATGGAGCACCCGAACATCACGCGCGTTTACGACGCGGGTGTCACGGAGTCGGGGCTGCCGTATTTCGTCATGGAATACGTGGTGGGACACACCATCACCGAGTACGCTGCCACGCACCGCCTCAGCGTACGCGAACGCATCGATCTGTTCATTCAGGTTTGCCGAGCGGTACAGCACGCGCATCAGAAGGGAATCGTGCATCGCGACATCAAGCCGTCCAATGTCATCGTCACGGATACGGACGGCGAGCCGCTGTGCAAGGTGATCGACTTCGGAATCGCGAAAGCCATCGCGCCCGCCCTCGCAAGCGCGCGCCTGACGATGACTGGCATGGCGCTCGGAACTCCAGCATACATGAGCCCGGAGCAGTTCCTCTCCGACGGGACCGACATCGATACTCGCGCGGACATCTACGCACTCGGCGCGATGCTGTACGAATTACTCGCCGGTGTGCTGCCGTTCGATTCCACAAAGTCTTCCGGAATGGCGGCGTTGCTGGCCCAGCACATAACCAATGACCCGCCCCAACCGAGTGTCCGATTCGGCGGACTGCCAGCCGAGCAGCGCGCAATGCTGGCCGCGGAACGTCGTACTGACGCAGCTACGCTCAGGCGCACACTTGCAGGCGATCTGGACGCTGTCATCCTGGAAGCCCTCGAGCGCGATCGTGAGCGACGCTACGCGACCGCCAACGCTTTCGCGCTCGATCTCGAGAACTACCTGGCGAACAAACCCGTCGCTGCGCATACCTCCAGCGTCGCGTATCGCGCTGGGAAGTTCACGCGGCGTCATCGAGTCGGTGTGACCTTCGCGGCAACAGTGCTCGTTCTTCTGTCCGCAGCTGCCATCGGCGCGACTGTCCAGGCGCGACGACTTGCGCGCGCGCGTGCCGTTGCAGTCGCACGGCAGGGTCAGGCGGAGGACCTGATCGGATTCATGCTTGGCGATCTGCGCGACAAGCTGACGGTGATGGGACGGCTCGATGTGCTGGATTCCGTTGGCGCCAAGGCACTCGTCTATTTCGCTGCCGTCCCCGCGTCACAACTGAGCGACGAAGAGTCGTTCCGTCGTGCGCAGGCGCTGCAGCAACTGGGCGAGGTGCGCATGGCGCAGGGCAAGTTACCGGACGCTGCCCGTTTGATGGGACAGTCTCTTGCTATCTCGGAGAGGCTGGCGCAGCGCGATTCGTTGAACGGTCGATGGCAGATGGGACTCGCTCACAGCCATTTCTGGGCTGGCAATGTCGATTGGGAACTCGGAAGCATCGATTCAGCACTCGCTCATTTTGTACCGTTCGTCACGATCAGTCGGCGTCTGATCGCGCACTATCCGGACAGTCTGGAATATCGCGCCGAGTTGGCGTACGCGCTGAACAACATCGGTTTTGCGAAGGAAGCGAGCGGCGACATCCGTGGTGCACTTTCGTCCTACATGGCGAGCCTCGGAATCAACCAGAGCCTCGTGAATCGCGATCCAAAGAAGCTGGAGTGGCAGGTCAGTCTTGCCGCGGAGCACAATGCCGCGGCTGTGGCCCAGCGTAAACTCGGCGATCTCGCCGGCGCGCTCGCGAGCCACGACACCGAACTGGTAATCAAGCAGTCGCTGCTGGCACACGATTCAACCAACGTCGAATACGAGCACTACGTCGGCATCGCGCATGCGTACCGTGGTGAGCTTCGCATGTTGACGGGCGACGAAAGGGGCGCACTCGAGGACGCGTCGGCGACGCGTGCGCTCTACGCCAGGATCGTCGCGCACGACACGACCAACGCGTCGATGCAATGGAGCCTTGCGAAGACCGAGCGGCAGATTGCGCAGATTCATCTGGAGGACGGAAATCCGCAGGCCGCGCTCGCCGAGCTGAGCGCGGCCCAGCCGATTATTCGCCGTCTGTTGCTCAAGTCTCCGATCAATCCGCGCGCCGCCGCTGAACGAATACGGTCCGGCACCGTGCAGGCGCAAAGTCTGGTTGCGATCGGGCGCGCAAAGGACGCGGTGGTCGTCGCACAGCGCGTGGCATTGGAAGCCGATTCGGCCGTCGCAACAAAACCGAGCGACATCGAGCACCGTCTCGCGGCGACGGAGGCAAGTCTCGCGTTGGGTGACGCACAATCGCAGATCGGTGACGCTGCTGGCGCACGCGCCGCGTGGTCGCATGCTCTTTCGCTCATCGATTCCACGGCGACTGCGACCAGGCAGACAGAACTGCTTGCGGCGCAGGCTACCGCGTTACTCGAGCTCGGACGTGAGAACGACGCCGCGCTGATCACCACCGAACTTCTTCGGCGCGGCTACCGCAGACCTTCGTTCCTCAGGCTGGTCCGCAAACATCAACGCTCTGCGGCGTGATGCGCGCGAACGACGGAGGGCGGAGCGTTAAGTAGCGGCCGCGGACATCCCGCCCGCAGCCGGCAAATCAACCGTCATGGAGACTCGTCAGATGCCGGACATCACAGTCCAAGTAACGTTCACCGATCCGAACACGTTTTCGTTCGATCCGCCAATTGCGAGTTTGAATGCCGCAGGGAAGATCATATTCCAGCGCAAACCTGCCAGCGCGGCGTGGACCTTTGTCAGCATCAACAACCTCCCGAGTCAGTTCACGTGGAGTCTCAAGGGCAACGCCTCGGAGCTCCACGTCGACGACGCGTTTACATCCAACGGAGATTTTGGATATACCGTAACGGTGCACGATGCCAGTGGTGACCATACGAGCGGACCGACTGCGAAAGCGACTGTCCCGCCGATGATCATGAACCTGTAGCAGATAACCGCGATGCCTGGCGGTCTCGCCCGTGTCCGGACGCGGATGCGTGGGGCGACACCGCCAACGCTCCGCCTCAGGGGCTGGCCTAGCGGCTCGGGAATGTGGTTCCGTCACCGTGGGGCCGATACTTCTCCACATGACGCCCACCCCCCAGGTCGCCACAGCCGCTGGCCCGCGGAACGCGACCGGCGCGGTTGCGGAGGCCGACGAGTGCTTCACGCCGGCCGCGGCGCTCGGGGCTATCTATCGTCAGGCCGACCGGTGGATCGCGGTCTTCATCTCCGCTCATCTCCTCTTTGCGGTCGCGATCGCGCCTGTATACGGAACCTGGAACGCCGTAGTCCTGGTTGGCGGCGGGCTCGCCCTGTCGTTCGTTGTAAGTGCGTGGCGCTGGCCGGGCTCGTTCTGGACGCGCTGCCTGGCGGGCGTAGCACTCCAGGGATTCGCCGCTCTGCACATCTATCAGATGCACGGCCTCGCGGAGATGCACTTCTTCATCTTCACCGCCGTGACGATGATGATCGCCTATCAGGACGTCGTCGCGCTCTGGCCAGGCGTCATATGCATTGTAGCGCAGCATACGCTGTTCGCATACTGGCACAATCAGGGGCAACCGATTGGCGGAGTACCGTTCTTCGACCACAGTCACGCGGGAACCATGCAGCTTGGTTTCCACTTCGGGATCGCCGTCGTGGAGGTCGTGATCGCGTCATTCTGGAGCTACGCTCTCCGCCAGCGAACCATTCGCGACGCAAGGCAGCGTGCGGCACTGGCCGGCGTGAATGCCGCGCTCGCCGAGCGAGAGGCAGACACTGCGCGCTCTCTGGCACTCGTCGAAGCAACGCTGGAAGCGACCGCCGACGGTATCCTCGTACTCGACGGTACTGGCAGGGTCACGGACTACAACAAGCGCGTGGCGGAAATGTGGGCGATCTCGCCCCATCTCCTCGCCGAAGGCGACGGCACCGCCGTCCGGAACCGTCTCCTCGCGCAGGTGTGCGACCCCGTTGCGCTTGGGGCGTACTACGCTGTCACAGGGGGCGAGCCAATATACCAGCGGCTCGATCAGGTGGAGCTCACCGACGGCCGTGTGTTCGAATGTCACGTGCGCCCCCAGCACATCGGCACAAACGCAGTGGGACGCGTGCTCAGTTTCCACGATGTCACGGCGCGCGTTCGCCTGGAGCGTGAGCTGGCACATCAGGCGCTCACCGACGCATTGACAGGACTCGCCAACCGCGTCCTGTTCCGCGATCGCGTAGCGCACGCGCTTGCGCGTGGCAGCCGCAACGCTGGCAGCGTCGCGGTACTGCTCGTCGACCTTGACGGGTTCAAGCTGGTCAATGACGGGCTGGGGCACGGTGTTGGCGACGCAGTGCTGTGCAGGGTTGCCGAGTGTTTCCAGCATGCCGTACGCGATGGTGACACGGTCGCGAGACTCGGCGGCGACGAGTTCGCCATCCTGCTCGAGGACGTCAGGACCGTGGACGAAGCGGACGCTGCCGCAGCGCGATTGTATTCCGCACTGATGCTGCCGGTCACCGTGACGCTGCCGCAACCCGGCGCCGCGCCATCTGGCGATGCGGACAGAGACGGAACCAACGAAGGGCGCGGCGCCGGCTCCGAGCGCGAGATTTTCGTGAAGGCAAGCGTCGGTATTGCGCTCGCCACACCGGGTGAGGACGCGGAAGCCTTGCTGCGCAATGCCGACGTCGCGATGTACGCCGCGAAAGCACGCGGAAAGGGGCAGGCCATGCACTTCGAGCGGTCGATGCACGAGCAGGCACTCACGCGTCTGCGACTCGAAGAGGACCTGCGCGTGTCAGTGGCAGATCTGATGAATGGCGGCGAAAGTCCGTTCGCCGTGGTCTTCCAACCCATCGTGGCGCTGGACACGCACCGCGTGGTAAGTGCCGAAGCGCTGGTGCGCTGGAATCACCCGCGGCGCGGACTGATCTCCCCCGAGGAGTTCATCCCGGTCGCGGAGGACACCGGCCTCATCGTTCCACTCGGCCTCTGGGTGCTCACTCAGGCGTGCACCGCTGCCGCGAGCTGGCCGCTTTCAGCCGAGGACAGTGAAATCGGTGTGTCGGTCAACCTTTCGGGACGACAGCTCCAGGAAGCTTCCATCGTCGACGATGTACGTGGCGTGCTCGCGCTGACCGGACTTGCACCGGAGCGACTGACGCTCGAAATCACCGAAAGCGTAGTCATGCGCGACACGTCCGAGACCCTGGACCAGCTGAGAGCGCTCAAGACACTCGGACTCCGCCTGGCGGTCGACGATTTCGGCACGGGATACTCCTCGCTCAGCTATCTCAGGCAGTTCCCGGTGGACGTGCTCAAGATCGACAAGAGTTTCATCGACGGAATCGCGCGTGGCGGCGACGGCGCCGCACTGGCACGCACCATCGTTGCGCTCGCAGACACACTTCAACTCCGGACGGTAGCTGAAGGCATCGAAGATGGCGCGCAGCATACGGCCCTTCGCGGGCTCGGCTGCACGCTCGGACAGGGCTTCCTGTTTGCGCGACCCATGACGCATGGCGAACTCCTGCGGTGCATCGCGGGAAGTGCCCCGGCGTCGTCGCCGCTATCACGACGTACATGACCATCGTCGGCGTCGCGTAGAGCCAGCTCCTCCGCGCCACATGGATCGATGGGGCATCGACGCCGGACAGGCCGTGCGCGCCATATCTCGCTAGCCGTTTCCGCCATCAGTGCGGCTTGTGCGCCAGGGCCGGCCGCCGATGTGTAGTTGCCCCGACGTGGCTGGCGCTTCCAGATCCAGCAGGAAGCGTTTCCGCTCGAGTCCGCCGGCGTAGCCAACCAGCCGCCCGTCAGCGCCGACTACCCGGTGACACGGGACGATTATACTGAGCGGATTGCGAGCATTCGCTCCTCCCACTTCACGTGCAAGCGCCACGTTTCCCAACTGCTTCGCAAGCTGACCGTACGAACGTGTCTCACCATACGGTATTTCGCGCAGCAGATTCCACACGCGCAACTGAAATGCGCTGCCGCGCGGAGCCAGTGAAAGATCGAACTCGATTCGATCGCCAGCGAAGTACTCGCCGAGTTGCTGGCCAACTGCCTCGAAACCGGTCCGTACGTATGGTCCGAACGTAGCAGCGTCGGGCAGGCGCGAATGATCCGGGAAGTACACTCCGGACAGCACGCCGTGGTGAGCGACGAGAGTCAATTCGCCAAGTGGTGAATCGATGACTGTGTGACTGATGGGCATGTCTGTCTCCATGTTCATCTACAAGCTAGCTCGGTGTCCGAATGACGCTCGCCATTTTCGGACACGCAAGTGCTACGGCATCCCCGGCCAGCCTTCCCATGACCATCACGCGTATTCGCGCTCAATGCCATGTCCGAAAGTGGCGAGATGCCTGGCGCAACTCTCCATAGTGGCGAACGAGGTCGTTCAGGCTGAATGCGCGATTCAGACCGCTTGGGTTTGGCAGTATCCACACCTTCGAGCCGCCAAGGGTGAGTGATTGGAGCCCCCACTCGACTTTGTGGAGCCCGGACATGGACGAGTATGCGGCCTTTCCGAGGAAGGCGACATATTCCGGCGCGAAGTGCTCGATCTTCTTCTCGAGGCCTGCGGACGCGGCGAGAAATTCGTGCTTCGAGAGTTCGCTTGCACGCGCGGTTGGACGCTCGACCGCCGTAGTCAGGCCACAGCCGTACTGCAGAATTGTGCGATCATCATCCGGCGCTATTTGCTCGGGCGTAAAACCGGCAAGATGAATCGTGCGCCAGAAGCGATTTCCGCCACCGGTAAAATGGTGTCCCGCCATGGCCGCGCGCATTCCGGGATTGATGCCGCAAAAGATCACCGACAGGCCGGTATCCAGGATGTCCGGAAGTGTTGCGGGCGGATGGGATGGTTTCTCAGGCTGCGCGAGTTGCTTCACGCACGCGACTCCAGAAGCTTCGCAACCATTCCCAGCGACATGCTCCAGCCGGTTTCGTTGTCCTGCGGCGAAACGCCGCGCGGCACGCCGTCGTGCACGGCAGCGATGTCTGTGCCGCCATGCGCGTCGCGGAGCGTGTATGAGACCGTCATCTCCGCCTGAATCGTTGCGTCGATGTGGCGGCTGATGCGTGTCGTGCTCATGCCGGAAAGCTAGCGCGCACGCAGGCGATGAATCATCCCGTGGGTGCAGGGCACTCTCACCGGCGCCACTGGCGCCGGAACTCGACGCCGTGGAGGGCGGGCGCGAGCGATTCGTCGTACATTTTCATGGTTCGCCAATCCGGAATTCGCCTCACCCACATCTGGACGACGGAGGTTGTCATGACAGGGCTCTTCGCACTGTGGCTGCCGATCCTTCTTTCCGCGGTGATCGTGTTCATCGCAAGCGCGCTCATCCACACGGTGCTGCCCTGGCACAAGGGCGACTACCGATCAGTGGCGAACGAGCAACAGGTCAGCGCCGCGCTTCGTCCGTTCGCGATACCTCCGGGCGATTACATGCTGCCGCGTCCCGCGAGCAGCGCGGATCTCAAGTCGCCGGAATTTCTGGAGCGGGTAAGGCAGGGACCCAACATCGTCATGACGGTGCTTCCAAACGCTCAGTGGTCGATGGGGCGCAACCTCGGCCTCTGGTTCCTCTACTGTCTGATCGTAAGCATTCTCGCGGCATGGCTTACCGGACTCGCAGCACCGCCAGGCTCGGATTATCACGCAGTGTTTCACTTCATCGCGGTAACCGCGTTCATCGGTTACGCCGTCGCGTTGTGGCAGATGTCGATCTGGTGGCGACGCTCGTGGATGACGACCTTCAAGGCCACGGTCGACGGTATCATCTACGCACTTTTGACCGCGGGTGTGTTCGCGTGGCTCTGGCCGAGGTAGGGGTGGGATAGCAGCGGGATCGCATCCCGATAGCGGCATCCGCTCGCGGGCTGCCGGTGGAACAAAAGGGGGGCTTCCGTAAAATTAGGTAGGTAGCTATCTATCTAACCGCATGCCCTCATCCAACGACCCTCCGGCGATTCCGAGAGACAGCCTCGAAGTTTCCTTCATCGCCACCCTGTGTCCACTCCGGGAGAAGCTGCGCCGCTGCTACGACCATGAACTGACCGCGTTCGGGCTCTCTCGCGCGTTAGCAGCGCCACTCGTGCGAATCTGGGAGAACGATGGTCTGCGCCAGAATGCGCTGGCCGAGCAGATGGATATCGAAGGACCAAGCCTCGTCCGTCTGTTGGACCAGCTGTGTGCGAGTGGTCTCGTCGTTCGGCGCCCCGATCCGGACGATCAGCGTGCCAGGACTCTGCACCTCACTGCTGCAGGCGTGGAACTCGCCGGCCGCATCATGCCGGTGGTGGAACGATTGCGCCGGCAGCTTCTCGCGGGTGCCTCCGACGCCGATCTCGAGACCTGCCAGCGAGTGTTCACCAGCTTCCTCTCCGCGTGTGAGCGCGAGGGAGCGGATGTAACAAAGTGACGCGCTGTGTGAACAGCGGGTCGTCAAGCGGGTTCGTGCGCGCGTCTGGTACGCAACTCGCAGCGACCGGCCCGCGCGTCCGGCGCAGCTGTTTGATCGGTTACGCACATGACATTTGTTTTTTCACTGATGTCTTCAAGATCCAATAAATCACGTATGTCACATATTCGTACCACGCGCTTTCTGTCGTCGTCGGGCTTCATGGCCGCCGGCGCCTGCGTTGCCTCTCTTCTCGTCGCCTGCTCCAAGTCCGGACCGCCACCGACTCCACCTCCGTCGGAAGTGTCTGTGCTCACGGTGACGCCCCGCACGGTCGAGGACAATCTGGAATTCACCGGTCAGGTACGTGCGTACCGCAGCGTGCAGGTTCGCGCTCAGGCGAGCGGCGTGATCATGGCGCGTCCGTTCACCGAAGGCGCACGGGTGCACGTCGGCG
The window above is part of the Gemmatimonadota bacterium genome. Proteins encoded here:
- a CDS encoding bifunctional salicylyl-CoA 5-hydroxylase/oxidoreductase, producing MRVVTIGGGPAGLYFALLLKKAHAEHDVTVLERNAPGVTFGWGVVFSDQTLQNFQAADEDTYHTIVEHFAHWDDIDVIVGDRTITSGGHGFSGIARRTLLDILHRRAVSLGVDVRFNCNVASIEALDSIRACNNADLIVAADGVNSSIRHERAAVFKPHLDVRPAHFVWFGTTRPFDAFTFFFVQNELGVFQAHCYRFEDGLSTFIVECDDESWHRAGFDGADASTTIAICERMFSQWLDGHHLMSNATHRERSPWVNFVRVTNERWFDGNVVLVGDAAHTAHFSIGSGTKLAMEDAISLARAVSSHSSLPSALQTYQDERMIEALRLQNASRNSMEWFENVRRYIHLPPEQFAYSLLTRSQRVSHENLRLRDSAYLSGVERWFAARATAAASRPTTMDTEVAPPMFTPYTLRGMTLANRIAVAPMDMYRSVDGVPGEFHMVHLGARALGGAGLIFTEMVCVSPDARITLGCAGMYTSEHAKAWRRIVDFVHRESDAKICLQLGHSGRRGSTKLPWEASNASLDAGGWETIAPSAIPYTPAMHTPREMTRADMDAVRHDFVRAVRYGIDAGFDMIELHCAHGYLMSSFITPLSNRRNDCYGGSLENRMRFPLEVCTAMRDAWPADRPMSVRISATDWVEGGVDGAESVEIARAFVDAGADIIHVSTGETSIDAQPVYGRMYQTPYSDRIRNEAGVRTIAVGNILDADQVNAIITSGRADICALGRPHLTDPNWTLRAAAELGYAPQRWTPSYYPGRRQLERELEKQRSTG
- a CDS encoding MBL fold metallo-hydrolase, which produces MIVAVSIPAYWWLLVESHTASPAAYAIDIARVRQLADSQAGEKPQLIRVETVAHLSAPRTIVVAGDGWQRTDLPVSSYELVYRDHVALVDAALDAGIAKSMSARVFDTAAYSRMSGALARATLILVTHEHPDHVGGLLAQPNLKALLAVTRLTREQVAELEANLKSDPFAALHLPSNIFDGYRPLDYVRYHAVAPGVVLIKAPGHTPGSQMVYVRRADGVEFLFVGDVAWQMENIETGREKARVVTFLAGEDRDKVREELAGLHQLHAAEPELRMMPGHDAAAIDSLVKNGLLVKGF
- a CDS encoding SRPBCC family protein, which codes for MAATGWDASPQSATADREIVISRVIDAPRELVFEAFTEVRHLSRWWGPDGFTTTTRAFEFRVGGDWDFVMHGPDGTDYEEWIAWTEITPPERIALLHGESRGDPNAFESLLTFAPDGAATRIEMRTVFPTREMRDEVVEKYHAIEGGQQTLSNLAAYVTDILLNGVEN
- a CDS encoding metalloregulator ArsR/SmtB family transcription factor, producing MARAATTSDVFNAIAEPRRRQILVLLRSGERPVTELAHELGMSQPGASKHLRVLREVGLLSERKAGKQRLYRLDARGLRPLHEWTGGFEQFWNESFDRLDAYVQDLKHARREE
- a CDS encoding protein kinase, with protein sequence MPSESIGVSSYGEPVSTGTQSTQPQGALTNVGPYRIVRLLGEGGMGVVYLAEQDEPVRRQVALKILRHGLNTNEVVARFHAEQQTLAMMEHPNITRVYDAGVTESGLPYFVMEYVVGHTITEYAATHRLSVRERIDLFIQVCRAVQHAHQKGIVHRDIKPSNVIVTDTDGEPLCKVIDFGIAKAIAPALASARLTMTGMALGTPAYMSPEQFLSDGTDIDTRADIYALGAMLYELLAGVLPFDSTKSSGMAALLAQHITNDPPQPSVRFGGLPAEQRAMLAAERRTDAATLRRTLAGDLDAVILEALERDRERRYATANAFALDLENYLANKPVAAHTSSVAYRAGKFTRRHRVGVTFAATVLVLLSAAAIGATVQARRLARARAVAVARQGQAEDLIGFMLGDLRDKLTVMGRLDVLDSVGAKALVYFAAVPASQLSDEESFRRAQALQQLGEVRMAQGKLPDAARLMGQSLAISERLAQRDSLNGRWQMGLAHSHFWAGNVDWELGSIDSALAHFVPFVTISRRLIAHYPDSLEYRAELAYALNNIGFAKEASGDIRGALSSYMASLGINQSLVNRDPKKLEWQVSLAAEHNAAAVAQRKLGDLAGALASHDTELVIKQSLLAHDSTNVEYEHYVGIAHAYRGELRMLTGDERGALEDASATRALYARIVAHDTTNASMQWSLAKTERQIAQIHLEDGNPQAALAELSAAQPIIRRLLLKSPINPRAAAERIRSGTVQAQSLVAIGRAKDAVVVAQRVALEADSAVATKPSDIEHRLAATEASLALGDAQSQIGDAAGARAAWSHALSLIDSTATATRQTELLAAQATALLELGRENDAALITTELLRRGYRRPSFLRLVRKHQRSAA